The proteins below come from a single Acaryochloris sp. CCMEE 5410 genomic window:
- a CDS encoding ABC transporter permease produces MSWWQQLRQKKLARFGAAILITFYLLVIGADFVAPYAPCDTETINTGACQPQVNGALLPPTQIYWNNAEGQWIGPHVYPTTLEPIDWRNKESKAWQTGIRDLQVDRTQPSPIRLFVKGWNYRFLQLKLPLPTQFSWSDPKIDQVTVFPGIPFDRHLFGTTGQGYLNILGTDDQARDQLSRILFGGRISLSIGLVGVAISLPLGMLVGGISGYFGGWVDSILMRLVEVLMTIPGLYLLVALAAILPPGLSSSERFLLIVLITSFVGWAGLARVIRGQVLSIKEQEFIQAAKVMGAKPLYIITRHVLPQTATYVIISATLAIPSFIVAESVLSLIGLGIEQPDPSWGNLLSLSTNASILILQPWLVWPPAILIILTVLSFNLLGDTLRDILDPRGSLQ; encoded by the coding sequence ATGAGTTGGTGGCAACAGCTTCGTCAGAAAAAATTGGCTCGATTTGGGGCCGCCATTCTGATTACCTTCTACCTGTTAGTGATCGGAGCGGACTTTGTTGCCCCCTATGCCCCTTGCGATACAGAAACCATTAATACTGGGGCCTGCCAACCCCAAGTGAATGGGGCTTTATTACCGCCCACCCAGATTTACTGGAACAATGCAGAGGGACAATGGATTGGCCCCCATGTCTATCCCACCACCCTTGAACCTATTGACTGGCGCAATAAAGAATCCAAAGCCTGGCAAACGGGCATCCGAGATTTACAAGTGGATCGGACCCAACCGTCTCCCATTCGCCTCTTCGTTAAAGGCTGGAACTATCGATTTTTGCAATTAAAGCTGCCATTGCCCACCCAATTCTCTTGGTCTGATCCCAAAATTGATCAAGTCACGGTGTTCCCAGGCATCCCTTTTGATCGCCACTTGTTTGGCACCACTGGCCAAGGCTATCTCAACATCCTGGGTACGGATGACCAGGCTCGTGATCAACTCAGCCGGATTCTGTTTGGAGGGCGGATTAGCCTCAGTATTGGCTTAGTGGGGGTCGCCATTTCTCTCCCTTTAGGAATGTTAGTCGGCGGTATTTCTGGCTATTTCGGTGGCTGGGTGGATAGCATTTTGATGCGCCTAGTGGAAGTCTTAATGACCATCCCTGGCCTGTATCTATTGGTGGCCCTGGCGGCTATTTTGCCACCCGGCTTATCCAGTAGCGAGCGCTTTTTGCTGATTGTTTTAATTACTTCGTTTGTGGGTTGGGCAGGACTAGCGCGGGTCATTCGAGGTCAGGTGCTTTCCATTAAGGAGCAGGAATTTATTCAGGCGGCCAAGGTGATGGGGGCCAAGCCGCTGTATATCATTACCCGCCATGTCCTACCCCAAACGGCCACCTATGTGATTATTTCGGCCACTCTAGCCATTCCCAGTTTTATTGTGGCGGAATCGGTGCTAAGCCTGATTGGCCTGGGAATTGAACAGCCCGATCCCTCCTGGGGGAATTTGCTATCTCTTTCAACCAACGCCTCTATCTTGATTTTGCAGCCTTGGCTGGTGTGGCCACCCGCGATTTTGATTATCTTGACGGTGCTGTCCTTTAACCTCTTAGGGGACACCTTGCGAGATATTTTGGACCCCAGAGGTTCACTCCAGTAG
- a CDS encoding MGMT family protein: MKTSNHQTVFYQQIYQLVRKIPPGQVATYGQIAELLGRPRHARQIGYALYQVAPGSDIPWQRVVNAQGMISHSPQRQGSDDLQRILLEQEGITFNSQDKLDLRRYRWQPDLLE, translated from the coding sequence ATGAAAACCTCAAATCATCAAACCGTTTTTTATCAACAGATCTATCAGTTAGTCCGCAAAATTCCTCCTGGCCAAGTCGCCACCTATGGCCAAATTGCAGAGCTACTCGGCAGACCTCGCCATGCCCGTCAGATTGGCTATGCCCTGTATCAAGTAGCACCAGGTTCAGATATTCCCTGGCAGCGGGTTGTAAATGCCCAGGGCATGATTTCCCATTCCCCTCAACGTCAGGGGAGCGATGACCTACAGCGCATTTTGCTTGAGCAAGAAGGCATCACTTTTAATAGCCAAGACAAACTGGACCTGCGCCGCTATCGTTGGCAGCCAGACCTACTGGAGTGA